A single Malaclemys terrapin pileata isolate rMalTer1 chromosome 3, rMalTer1.hap1, whole genome shotgun sequence DNA region contains:
- the CAD gene encoding LOW QUALITY PROTEIN: CAD protein (The sequence of the model RefSeq protein was modified relative to this genomic sequence to represent the inferred CDS: inserted 6 bases in 6 codons), with the protein MGCLVLQDGAVIRGRPFGAARSAAGEVVFQTGMVGYPEALTDPSYKSQILVLTYPLIGNYGVPRDEPDQYGLSRWFESSKIHVSALIVGECSQIPSHWSSVRSLDHWLKEQNIPGLEGVDTRALTKRIREKGTLLGRLVTDGAQERNLPFEDPNKRHLVQEVSVKEPRVFNPGGSVRITAVDCGLKYNQIRCLCQRGAAVTVVPWDHPLDSAEFDGLFISNGPGDPLSCSKTIANLRRLLAEPQPKPVFGICLGHQLLALAIGAQTYKMKYGNRGHNQPCIHEASQRCFITSQNHGFAVEPGSLPPGWAVLFTNANDHSNEGLVHYTQPFFSVQFHPEHRAGPTDLVGLFDIFLETVRDLSAGSQNCRTVRERLREGLAYKEPPADGDVARPRKVLILGSGGLSIGQAGEFDYSGSQAIKALKEENIQTVLINPNIATVQTCKGLADKVYFLPLMPEYVTQVIKNERPDGILLTFGGQTALNCGVALTQGGVLARYRVRVLGTPMASIEMTEDRKVFVEKMEEIDEHVAPSEAASSLEQAQAAASRLGYPVLVRSAYALGGLGSGFANSREELTTLVSQAFAHTSQVLVDKSLKGWKEIEYEVVRDAYDNCITVCNMENLDPLGIHTGESIVVAPSQTLNDREYNMLRHTAIKVVRHLGIVGECNIQYALNPESEQYYIIEVNARLSRSSALASKATGYPLAYVAAKLALGIPLPVLRNSVTNSTTANFEPSLDYCVVKIPRWDLSKFLRVSTKIGSSMKSVGEVMAIGRNFEEAFQKALRMVDENCVGFDHTVKPASDVQELETPTDKRIFVLAAALRAGYPIERLYELTKIDRWFLHKMKNITDHAVQLESYREGQSSMPPDVLKKAKQLGFSDKQVALAVLSTELAVRKMRHDLKILPVVKQIDTVAAEWPAQTNYLYLTYNGTEHDLAFREPHVMVIGSGVYRIGSSVEFDWCAVGCIQELRKMGFKTIMVNYNPETVSTDYDMCDRLYFDEISFEVVMDIYELESPEGVILSMGGQLPNNIAMALHRQQCRVLGTSPEAIDSAENRFKFSRLLDTIGISQPLWKELSDMESAKQFCCKVGYPCVVRPSYVLSGAAMNVAYSDSDLEKFLCSAVAVSKEQPVVISKFIQEAKEIDVDAVACDGAVVAIAISEHVENAGVHSGDATLVTPPQDITPKTLERIQAIVHAIGQELLVTGPFNLQLIAKDDQLKVIECNVRVSRSFPFVSKTLGVDMVALATQVIMGEEVESVGLMTGTGIVGVKVPQFSFSRLAGADVVLGVEMTSTGEVACFGENRCEAYLKAMLSTGFKIPKKNILLTIGSYKNKSELLPTVRTLESLGYNLYASLGTADFYTEHGIQVTAVDWHFEDADGSEAGAKETQRSIMDYLAENHFELVINLSMRNAGGRRLSSFVTKGYRTRRLAVDYSVPLIIDIKCTKLFVEALGQIGTAPPLKLHVDCMTSQKLIRLPGLIDVHVHMREPGGTHKEDFASGTAAALAGGVTMVCAMPNTRPAVVDASSFALVQKLAETGSRCDFALYLGAASDNAGSLGPVAGAAAGLKMYLNDTFSELKMDNVSLWMEHFEQWPRHLPIVAHAEKQTVAAILMVAQLYQRPVHICHVARKEEILIIKAXKQKGIQVTCEVAPHHLFLCEDDIDESGRXRAQVRPMLGTREDLEALWXNMDTIDCFATDHAPHTVEEKEGKEPPPGYPGLETMLPXLLTAVSEGRLAIEDVVKRLYENPRKIFSLPAQDDTYIEVDLEHEWIVPSHMAFSKCQWTPFEGTKVKGXVRRVILRGEVAYIDGQVLVPPGYGQDVRKWPTGAVSVPPPAPAKETLKTPERPRHTVQSETLRSRASSPRRAGPVGDGRFHLPPRIHRASDPGLPAEDVREKATKKASEPDLAVTQDSCCYPPGLLPRQTSPPSVPHPQTXPLLHPLVGQHVLSVKQFTKEQMSHLFNVAHNLRMLVQKERSLDILKGKVMASMFYEVSTRTSSSFAAAMYRLGGSVLVFSESTSSARRASPWPTRCRPCAVTRTCWCCATPSRGLWSWLPSTAGSR; encoded by the exons ATGGGCTGCCTGGTGCTGCAGGACGGGGCCGTGATCCGGGGCCGCCCCTTCGGGGCCGCGCGCTCCGCCGCCGGGGAAGtgg TCTTCCAGACTGGCATGGTGGGTTACCCTGAAGCCTTGACAGACCCTTCCTACAAATCCCAGATCCTGGTGCTGACCTACCCTCTGATCGGGAACTATGGTGTCCCGCGGGATGAGCCCGACCAGTATGGCCTCAGCAGG TGGTTCGAGTCCAGCAAGATCCACGTGTCAGCGCTGATCGTGGGCGAGTGCTCACAGATCCCCAGCCACTGGAGCTCTGTGCGCTCGCTGGACCACTGGCTGAAGGAGCAGAACATCCCCGGGCTGGAAG GGGTGGACACCAGGGCCCTGACGAAGCGGATCCGGGAGAAGGGGACGCTGCTGGGCAGGCTGGTGACGGACGGGGCCCAAGAGAGGAACTTGCCCTTCGAGGACCCCAACAAGCGGCACCTGGTGCAGGAGGTGTCCGTGAAG gagcccagagTGTTCAACCCCGGCGGCTCGGTCAGGATCACGGCTGTGGATTGTGGCCTGAAGTACAACCAGATCCGGTGCCTGTGCCAGCGGGGGGCGGCTGTGACCGTGGTGCCCTGGGACCACCCCCTGGACAGCGCAG AATTTGACGGGCTGTTCATTAGCAATGGGCCCGGGGACCCGCTCTCGTGCTCGAAGACCATCGCCAACCTGCGCCGTCTGCTGGCCGAGCCCCAGCCCAAGCCCGTCTTCGGGATCTGCCTGGGGCACCAGCTGCTCGCACTGGCCATCGGCGCCCAGACCTACAAGATGAA gtaCGGGAACCGAGGCCACAACCAGCCCTGCATCCACGAGGCCTCCCAGCGCTGCTTCATCACCTCGCAGAACCACGGCTTCGCGGTGGAGCCGGGCAGCCTGCCCCCGGGCTGGGCCGTGCTCTTTACTAACGCCAACGACCACTCCAACGAGGGCCTGGTGCACTACACCCAGCCCTTCTTCAG CGTTCAATTTCACCCAGAGCACCGGGCCGGCCCCACAGACCTTGTGGGCCTCTTTGACATCTTCCTGGAGACTGTGCGGGACCTGAGCGCCGGCAGCCAGAACTGCAGAACAG TGCGTGAGAGGCTGCGGGAGGGGCTGGCCTACAAGGAGCCCCCGGCGGACGGGGACGTAGCCCGGCCTCGCAAGGTGCTTATCCTGGGCTCGGGGGGCCTCTCCATCGGGCAGGCCGGGGAGTTCGACTACTCCGGCTCGCAG GCCATCAAGGCGCTGAAGGAGGAGAATATCCAGACGGTGCTGATCAACCCCAACATCGCCACGGTGCAGACCTGCAAGGGGCTGGCCGACAAGGTGTACTTTCTGCCCCTCATGCCGGAGTATGTCACGCAG GTGATAAAGAATGAGCGGCCGGACGGCATCCTGCTGACCTTCGGGGGCCAGACGGCGCTGAACTGCGGGGTGGCGCTGACCCAGGGCGGGGTGCTGGCCCGGTACCGGGTGCGGGTGCTGGGCACGCCCATGGCCTCCATCGAGATGACGGAGGATCGCAAGGTCTTTGTGGAGAAGATGGAGGAGATCGACGAGCACGTGGCGCCCAGCGAGGCGGCCTCCTCCTTGGAGCag gctcaggccgcaGCCTCGAGGCTGGGCTACCCAGTGCTGGTGCGCTCGGCCTACGCCCTCGGGGGTCTGGGCTCCGGCTTCGCCAACAGCCGGGAGGAGCTGACGACGCTGGTGAGCCAGGCCTTCGCGCACACCTCCCAGGTGCTTGTGGACAAGTCCCTGAAGGGCTGGAAGGAGATCGAGTACGAGGTGGTGCGGGATGCATACGACAACTGCATCACC gTCTGTAACATGGAGAACCTGGACCCGCTGGGCATTCACACGGGCGAGTCCATCGTGGTGGCCCCCAGCCAGACGCTGAACGACCGGGAGTACAACATGCTGCGCCACACGGCCATCAAGGTGGTCCGGCACCTGGGCATCGTGGGCGAGTGCAACATCCAGTACGCGCTGAACCCCGAGTCGGAGCAG TATTACATCATCGAGGTAAACGCCCGGCTCTCACGGAGCTCCGCCTTGGCCAGCAAGGCGACCGGCTACCCGCTGGCCTACGTGGCAGCCAAACTGGCTCTGGGCATCCCCCTGCCCGTCCTCAG GAACTCTGTCACCAATTCCACCACGGCCAACTTTGAGCCCAGCCTGGATTACTGCGTGGTGAAGATCCCGCGCTGGGACCTCAGCAAGTTCCTGCGGGTCAGCACCAAGATCGGCAGCTCCATGAAGAGTGTGG GGGAGGTCATGGCCATCGGCCGGAACTTCGAGGAGGCCTTCCAGAAGGCGCTGCGCATGGTGGATGAGAACTGCGTAGGCTTTGACCACACCGTGAAGCCAGCCTCCGACGTG caggagCTGGAGACGCCCACTGACAAACGGATCTTCGTGCTAGCGGCCGCCCTGCGAGCCGGCTACCCCATCGAGCGGCTCTACGAGCTGACCAAGATCGACCGCTGGTTCCTGCACAAGATGAAGAACATCACGGACCACGCGGTGCAGCTGGAGTCCTACCGCGAGGGGCAGAGCTCCATGCCCCCCGACGTGCTcaagaaagccaagcagctgGGCTTCTCCGACAAGCAGGTGGCCTTGGCCGTGCTCAG cactgaGCTGGCCGTGAGGAAGATGCGGCACGACCTGAAGATCCTACCCGTGGTGAAGCAGATCGACACGGTGGCGGCAGAGTGGCCGGCGCAGACCAACTACCTGTACCTGACGTACAACGGGACGGAGCACGACCTGGCCTTCCGCGAGCCCCACGTCATGGTGATCGGCTCCGGGGTCTACCGCATCGGCAGCAGCGTGGAGTTCGACTGGTGCGCCGTGGGCTGCATCCAGGAGCTGCGCAAG ATGGGCTTCAAGACCATCATGGTGAACTACAACCCGGAGACGGTGAGCACGGACTACGACATGTGCGACCGCCTCTACTTCGACGAGATCTCCTTCGAG GTGGTGATGGATATCTACGAACTGGAGAGCCCCGAGGGCGTCATCCTGTCCATGGGGGGGCAACTGCCCAACAACATCGCCATGGCGCTGCACCGGCAGCAGTGCCGCGTCCTGGGCACCTCCCCCGAGGCCATCGACTCGGCCGAGAACCGCTTCAAGTTCTCCCGCCTGCTGGACACCATCGGCATCAGCCAGCCCCTCTGGAAGGAGCTCTCCGACATGGAG TCGGCCAAGCAGTTCTGCTGCAAGGTGGGCTACCCGTGCGTGGTGCGCCCCTCCTACGTGCTGAGCGGGGCTGCCATGAACGTGGCCTACTCCGACAGCGACCTGGAGAAGTTCCTGTGCAGCGCCGTGGCCGTGTCCAAGGAGCAGCCCGTCGTCATTTCCAAGTTCATCCAGGAGGCCAAG GAGATCGACGTGGACGCCGTGGCCTGCGACGGCGCGGTGGTGGCTATCGCCATCTCGGAGCATGTGGAGAATGCAGGCGTGCACTCGGGGGACGCCACGCTGGTGACGCCGCCCCAGGACATCACGCCCAAGACCTTGGAGCGGATCCAGGCCATTGTGCACGCCATCGGGCAGGAGCTGCTGGTCACGGGGCCCTTCAACCTGCAGCTCATCGCCAAG GACGACCAGCTGAAGGTCATCGAGTGCAACGTGCGTGTCTCCCGCTCCTTCCCCTTCGTCTCCAAGACGCTGGGGGTGGACATGGTGGCCCTGGCCACCCAGGTGATTATGGGCGAGGAGGTGGAGTCGGTGGGGCTGATGACAGGCACTGGGATCGTCGGTGTCAAG GTTCCCCAGTTCTCCTTCTCGCGGCTGGCGGGGGCAGACGTGGTGCTGGGCGTGGAGATGACCAGCACAGGCGAGGTGGCCTGCTTTGGGGAGAACCGCTGTGAGGCCTACCTGAAAGCCATGCTGAGCACCGGGTTCAAGATCCCCAAGAAGAACATCCTGCTGACCATCGGCAGCTACAag AACAAGAGTGAGCTGCTGCCCACAGTGCGCACGCTGGAGAGCCTGGGCTACAACCTGTATGCCAGCCTGGGCACTGCCGACTTCTACACCGAGCACGGCATCCAG GTGACGGCTGTGGACTGGCACTTCGAGGACGCGGACGGCAGCGAGGCCGGGGCCAAGGAGACGCAGCGCAGCATCATGGACTACTTGGCTGAGAACCACTTTGAGCTGGTCATTAACCTCTCCATGCGCAACGCCGGGGGGCGCCGGCTCTCATCCTTCGTCACCAAGGGCTACCGCACCCGGCGCCTGGCCGTCGACTACTCCGTGCCCCTCATCATCGACATCAAGTGCACCAAGCTCTTCGTGGAG GCCCTGGGCCAGATCGGGACGGCCCCCCCACTGAAGCTACACGTGGACTGCATGACCTCCCAGAAGCTCATCCGCCTGCCAG ggcTGATCGACGTGCACGTGCACATGCGGGAGCCGGGCGGCACCCACAAGGAGGACTTCGCCTCGGGCACAGCGGCTGCCTTGGCGGGGGGCGTCACCATGGTGTGCGCCATGCCCAACACCCGCCCCGCCGTTGTCGACGCCAGCTCCTTTGCCCTGGTGCAGAAG CTGGCGGAGACGGGCTCGCGCTGTGACTTCGCCCTGTACCTGGGGGCCGCGTCGGACAACGCCGGATCCCTGGGCCCTGTGGCTGGCGCAGCCGCCGGGCTCAAGATGTACCTGAATGACACCTTCTCCGAGCTCAAGATGGACAACGTCTCGCTGTGGATGGAG cacttCGAGCAGTGGCCAAGGCACCTGCCCATCGTGGCGCACGCGGAGAAGCAGACGGTGGCAGCGATTCTCATGGTGGCCCAGCTGTACCAGCGCCCCGTGCATATCTGCCACGTGGCAcgcaaggaggag ATCCTGATCATCAAGG GCAAGCAGAAGGGCATCCAGGTGACGTGTGAGGTGGCGCCGCACCACCTCTTCCTGTGCGAGGACGACATTGACGAATCAGGGA GGCGCGCACAGGTGCGGCCCATGCTGGGCACCCGTGAGGACCTGGAGGCGCTGT AGAACATGGACACCATCGACTGCTTTGCCACAGACCACG CCCCCCACAcggtggaggagaaggaagggaaggagcCACCCCCAGGTTACCCCGGCCTGGAGACCATGCTGC TGCTGCTGACAGCCGTCTCCGAGGGGCGCCTCGCCATCGAGGATGTGGTCAAGCGCCTCTACGAGAACCCCCGCAAGATCTTCTCCCTGCCCGCGCAGGACGACACCTACATcgag gtggACCTGGAGCACGAGTGGATCGTCCCCAGCCACATGGCCTTCAGCAAGTGCCAGTGGACACCGTTCGAGGGCACGAAGGTGAAGG TGGTGCGGAGAGTGATCCTACGTGGGGAGGTTGCCTACATCGACGGACAG gtgctggtgCCCCCCGGCTACGGCCAGGACGTGAGGAAATGGCCCACGGGGGCAGTGAGTGtgccgcctcctgccccagccaaggAGACTCTGAAG ACCCCCGAGCGCCCGAGGCACACAGTGCAGAGCGAGACCCTGCGTAGCCGAGCGTCCAGCCCCCGGCGAGCGGGGCCCGTGGGAGACGGGCGCTTCCACCTGCCGCCGCGCATCCACCGGGCCTCAGACCCCGGCCTGCCAG